The following coding sequences lie in one Borreliella spielmanii genomic window:
- the mgsA gene encoding methylglyoxal synthase: protein MEKKIALIAHDKKKDDLVNFVKQNYLFLSKFKLIATGTTGSRIQQATDLTVVKYKSGPMGGDQQIGAEIAEGNVLAIFFFRDPLTSQPHEPDVSALIRLCDVHKIPLATNVKTAEILIKGLEDLISK from the coding sequence ATGGAAAAAAAAATAGCATTAATTGCACACGATAAAAAAAAGGATGATTTGGTAAATTTTGTCAAACAAAATTATCTCTTCTTATCTAAATTCAAACTTATTGCAACAGGAACAACAGGATCCAGAATCCAACAAGCCACTGATCTTACGGTTGTTAAATATAAATCAGGCCCTATGGGGGGAGATCAGCAAATTGGAGCAGAAATAGCTGAAGGAAATGTCTTAGCTATATTCTTCTTCAGAGATCCCTTAACAAGCCAACCTCACGAACCAGATGTGTCAGCTCTTATTAGGCTTTGTGATGTACATAAAATACCACTTGCAACCAACGTAAAAACAGCAGAAATTTTAATAAAAGGACTTGAAGACTTGATTTCAAAATAG
- a CDS encoding aminopeptidase, with the protein MKKQNPWISLSKEEKNQIFNFSESYKKFISKFKTEREVISYALDRAKKGGFLNAEEKKNLMPGDKIFYTCREKSAAFVIIGKNPIENGMNLIVSHTDSPRLDAKPSPISEENELAFLKTNYYGGIKKYQWLSTPLSIRGVIFLKNGERVEINIGDNENDPIFVIPDILPHLDRKIQRNKKSDEIVEGENLKILIGSLPIETKEKDKVKLATLQLIKEKYKIEEEDFVSSEIEIVPAGTAKDVGFDKALIGAYGQDDKICAYTSLESIFDLEETPNKTAICFLVDKEEIGSTGSTGLDSRYLEYFVSDMIFKIKKSEYNNLHVQKALWNSKSISADVCAAINPLFSSVHDEQNAPKLGYGIPIMKYTGHGGKSMASDADAELVSYIRQLLNKNNIAWQVATLGKVEEGGGGTVAKFLAGYGIRTIDMGPAVISMHSPMEITSKFDIYNAYLAYKAFYKE; encoded by the coding sequence ATGAAAAAACAAAATCCATGGATATCTTTAAGCAAAGAAGAAAAAAATCAAATTTTTAATTTTTCTGAAAGTTACAAAAAATTTATAAGCAAATTTAAAACAGAAAGAGAAGTTATATCGTATGCCTTAGATAGAGCAAAAAAAGGCGGGTTTCTTAACGCTGAAGAGAAAAAAAATTTAATGCCGGGCGATAAAATTTTTTATACCTGTAGAGAAAAATCTGCTGCTTTTGTTATTATTGGCAAAAATCCTATTGAAAATGGAATGAATTTAATTGTTTCTCACACAGATTCGCCAAGACTTGATGCAAAACCCTCACCAATCTCTGAAGAAAACGAACTTGCATTTCTTAAAACCAACTATTATGGAGGAATAAAAAAGTACCAATGGTTATCTACACCTCTTTCAATAAGAGGTGTAATATTCTTAAAAAATGGAGAAAGGGTTGAAATCAACATTGGCGATAATGAAAACGATCCTATATTTGTAATTCCTGACATTTTGCCCCATCTTGATAGAAAAATACAAAGAAATAAAAAATCAGATGAAATTGTTGAAGGAGAAAATCTAAAAATTTTAATTGGAAGCCTTCCAATCGAAACAAAAGAAAAAGATAAAGTTAAACTAGCAACTCTGCAGCTAATAAAAGAAAAATATAAAATAGAAGAAGAAGATTTCGTATCATCAGAAATTGAAATAGTACCCGCAGGAACAGCAAAAGACGTTGGATTTGATAAGGCTTTAATTGGTGCTTACGGACAAGATGACAAAATATGCGCTTACACTTCACTAGAATCCATATTTGATCTTGAAGAAACTCCAAACAAAACAGCTATTTGTTTTCTTGTGGATAAAGAAGAAATTGGCTCAACAGGCTCAACTGGATTAGACTCAAGATATCTTGAATATTTTGTTTCTGATATGATCTTTAAAATTAAAAAATCAGAATACAATAATCTTCACGTTCAAAAAGCTTTATGGAATTCAAAAAGCATTTCTGCTGATGTTTGTGCAGCAATAAATCCATTATTTAGCTCAGTTCATGACGAACAAAATGCTCCTAAACTTGGCTATGGTATACCTATAATGAAATACACAGGACATGGTGGAAAAAGCATGGCCAGCGATGCTGATGCAGAGCTTGTTTCTTATATTAGGCAATTATTAAATAAAAACAATATAGCCTGGCAAGTAGCAACACTTGGAAAAGTAGAAGAAGGAGGAGGCGGAACTGTTGCTAAATTCTTAGCTGGATATGGAATAAGAACAATAGATATGGGACCTGCTGTTATAAGCATGCATTCTCCAATGGAAATAACTTCTAAATTTGATATATACAATGCTTACTTAGCATACAAAGCTTTCTACAAGGAATAA
- the p22 gene encoding lipoprotein P22, which yields MYKNGVLKNYLIGFLFFLIIACTSKDSSNEYVEEQEVDNSSKLDDASKIDEHTIGHVFHAMGVVHSKNDRKSLGENIKVFYFSEKDGYFETIPSKEGAKLIVYRYDNIYAGEAPISIYGKEAFIFVGITSDFKKIINSNLHGAKSDLIGTFKDLNIKNSKLEITVDDDNSDAKTFLESVNYIIDGVEKISPIIMD from the coding sequence ATGTATAAAAATGGGGTTTTAAAAAACTATTTAATAGGATTTTTATTTTTTTTAATAATTGCGTGTACTTCAAAAGATAGCTCAAATGAATATGTTGAAGAACAAGAAGTGGATAACTCTTCTAAACTTGATGATGCTTCTAAAATAGATGAACATACTATTGGGCATGTTTTTCATGCTATGGGGGTAGTTCATTCAAAAAATGATAGAAAAAGTTTAGGAGAAAATATAAAGGTCTTTTATTTTTCTGAAAAAGATGGTTACTTTGAAACAATACCTTCAAAAGAGGGTGCAAAGTTAATAGTTTATCGTTATGATAATATTTATGCAGGAGAAGCTCCAATTAGTATCTATGGAAAAGAAGCGTTTATTTTTGTTGGCATTACCTCTGATTTTAAAAAGATTATAAATAGTAATTTGCATGGTGCTAAAAGTGATCTTATTGGCACTTTTAAAGATCTTAATATTAAAAATTCAAAATTAGAAATTACAGTTGATGATGATAATTCAGATGCCAAGACTTTTCTTGAATCTGTTAATTATATTATCGATGGTGTTGAAAAAATTTCACCTATAATAATGGATTAA